A window from Bdellovibrionales bacterium encodes these proteins:
- a CDS encoding phosphatidylserine/phosphatidylglycerophosphate/cardiolipin synthase family protein: MRSRVLGLFIFSLALALAPVAESRADAPQCSKVFTEGGLFSPEASPEVALEKKSIRGALEQHKSQVKSLLSGEEALMAKILAIRGAKKSIDITYYIFKRDQAGYLILNELKEALRRGVNVRLMVDSVGSMHFTHTELLALIQFSKQPGMGKMEVVTINPFTTISRAMSRMAYILTGRWSSSASDSRLTLNNRSHDKILLIDAGTSEALAFMGGRNIGDGYYGLNRDGRESIQDVELMIRPNSSEGSASLSDLLQSYYDKIYFNYLNKELADKLYRFFKLDYGFELDKMEKTYNEYAGRDVVKNRMEEMEKEDFLRKGFEDSTASLVHEVQNLTHNHEHFLQRWKTWNRKANPNSLMRSLKESILKANKKVTLVSPYLILGKRDIRMLKSWLLKNPQAEFEIISNSFLTSDGVVTLAVFDQYVAPALLELRKNPAIGNRVHVYAYHGMDPNKPEVKGNLLHAKIAIIDGAEVLIGTSNFDHRSRIHNTEVGVWLNGAQTVEQFQGYTRDLIARSYEWGSPQWKQARDSSVGKYQQLLQEYIYRAAEAFGGIHLL, from the coding sequence ATGCGTTCCCGCGTCCTGGGGCTGTTTATTTTCTCCCTGGCGCTGGCTCTTGCCCCGGTTGCCGAAAGCCGTGCGGACGCTCCTCAGTGCTCAAAGGTCTTCACCGAAGGTGGTCTGTTTAGCCCAGAGGCCAGCCCTGAAGTCGCTCTTGAGAAGAAGTCCATCCGGGGGGCCCTTGAGCAGCACAAATCTCAAGTGAAGTCGCTCTTATCGGGTGAAGAGGCCCTGATGGCGAAGATCCTCGCGATCCGTGGTGCGAAAAAAAGCATCGATATTACTTACTATATTTTCAAACGTGACCAGGCTGGCTATTTGATTTTGAACGAGCTGAAAGAGGCCCTCCGTCGCGGAGTCAATGTCCGCTTGATGGTGGATTCCGTCGGTTCGATGCATTTTACTCATACCGAACTTTTGGCGTTGATCCAATTCAGCAAACAGCCGGGAATGGGTAAGATGGAAGTCGTGACCATCAATCCATTTACAACCATCAGCCGTGCGATGTCGCGGATGGCTTATATCCTGACGGGCCGTTGGTCCTCAAGTGCATCAGATAGCCGCTTAACTTTGAACAATCGTTCGCATGATAAGATTCTGTTGATCGACGCGGGAACTTCGGAGGCACTCGCGTTTATGGGCGGACGTAATATTGGCGACGGTTACTATGGCCTCAACCGTGATGGTCGCGAATCCATCCAAGACGTAGAGCTGATGATCCGCCCCAACTCGTCAGAAGGCAGCGCCTCGCTCAGTGATCTTTTGCAAAGCTATTACGACAAAATTTATTTTAATTACCTCAACAAGGAACTCGCCGATAAACTGTATCGCTTTTTTAAGTTGGATTATGGTTTTGAGCTCGACAAGATGGAAAAGACCTATAACGAGTACGCCGGACGGGATGTCGTGAAAAACCGTATGGAGGAAATGGAGAAAGAAGACTTCCTCAGAAAAGGTTTTGAAGACTCAACCGCGAGCCTCGTGCATGAAGTGCAGAATCTGACCCATAATCATGAGCACTTCCTGCAACGCTGGAAAACCTGGAATAGGAAAGCGAACCCAAATTCGCTGATGCGGTCGCTCAAGGAAAGTATTTTAAAGGCCAATAAAAAAGTCACACTTGTATCGCCCTATCTCATTTTAGGTAAGCGTGACATTCGTATGCTGAAGAGCTGGCTTTTGAAAAATCCTCAGGCTGAATTTGAAATTATCAGTAACTCATTTTTGACCAGTGACGGTGTTGTGACGCTGGCAGTATTTGACCAGTATGTGGCGCCGGCCTTATTGGAGCTGCGAAAAAATCCGGCGATCGGGAATCGCGTTCATGTCTATGCCTATCACGGCATGGATCCAAATAAGCCCGAGGTTAAAGGAAATCTTTTGCATGCGAAAATCGCGATCATTGACGGCGCAGAGGTTCTGATTGGCACTTCTAACTTTGATCATCGCTCGCGTATTCATAATACAGAAGTTGGCGTGTGGTTGAATGGTGCGCAAACAGTTGAGCAGTTCCAAGGCTACACGAGGGACCTCATTGCCAGGTCTTATGAGTGGGGCAGCCCGCAGTGGAAGCAGGCCCGTGATTCGAGTGTTGGCAAATATCAGCAGCTTCTTCAGGAATATATCTATCGTGCAGCCGAGGCTTTCGGCGGCATTCACTTGCTGTAA
- a CDS encoding DUF924 domain-containing protein, whose translation MATPQEILHFWFQELDAQKRFAKSDELDQTIRDRFLQTYKDVVNDKTASWRTTPEGRLAEIIVLDQFSRNMFRDTAKAFSSDGLALELAEAAVAVGDDQKLPAEQRAFIYMPYMHSESRAVHETAVTLFSQKGLEYNLNYEMMHKKIIDRFGRYPHRNALLGRISTPEETAFLKEPGSSF comes from the coding sequence ATGGCAACACCGCAAGAGATTCTTCATTTTTGGTTTCAGGAGTTAGATGCGCAAAAGCGCTTTGCAAAAAGCGATGAATTAGACCAAACGATCCGCGATCGTTTTTTGCAAACTTATAAAGATGTCGTGAATGATAAAACGGCCTCTTGGCGAACAACACCAGAAGGACGGCTTGCCGAGATTATTGTTTTAGATCAATTTTCACGCAATATGTTCCGAGATACCGCGAAAGCTTTTTCTTCCGACGGCTTAGCTCTCGAGCTTGCTGAGGCCGCGGTGGCTGTTGGCGATGACCAAAAACTTCCGGCGGAGCAGAGGGCCTTTATCTATATGCCCTACATGCACAGTGAGAGCCGCGCTGTTCACGAAACCGCCGTGACTCTGTTTTCGCAAAAAGGCCTTGAGTACAATCTCAATTACGAAATGATGCATAAAAAGATTATCGATCGCTTTGGCCGATACCCGCATCGTAACGCGCTCCTTGGCCGCATTTCGACTCCTGAGGAAACCGCTTTCCTCAAAGAGCCGGGTTCTTCGTTTTAA
- a CDS encoding ABC transporter substrate-binding protein, whose amino-acid sequence MKNVFTKNPQDPDEQREYRYGLRTIMELFDIGPTVAITVLSIALLIILGGVVAFIQSAPPTKINFSAGPEDSYFQKTALRYAKALAKNGVTVNVLTSNGSLQNLERLADPKAKVDIGLVQAGIRDKEIKTDNLVSLGSITYMPLMVFYRGKKIELLSELAGKSIAIGSEGSGTRKFALRLLSSNGIKEKDPGTTKLLNMDADDAIAALDKKQIDAAFIMTESASNDDVRKLLKSDDVKLYNFKQAAAINRKIDYLNVLELPEGSIDLGQNIPDHDIQLVGPMVELIATDDLHPALSDLILDAATEIHTRPNLYQKRGEFPVAAEHAIRISEDAQRFYKSGKSLFYRSLPFWLASLVSRFVVVFLPIAVLLIPAIRAVPAFFRWRTQIKIRRRYRELLILEEKFKNETNPERLKALRRSFERIDAEISKMRVRAAFANDFYSLRGHIDYVRTLMMSKFA is encoded by the coding sequence ATGAAGAACGTATTCACAAAAAACCCTCAAGATCCTGATGAGCAAAGAGAGTATCGCTATGGCCTTCGCACTATCATGGAACTTTTCGACATCGGTCCGACTGTGGCGATTACGGTTCTGTCGATTGCCCTCCTCATCATCCTTGGCGGCGTGGTTGCGTTTATTCAAAGTGCGCCTCCGACAAAGATTAATTTCTCTGCCGGCCCCGAAGACAGTTATTTTCAAAAAACAGCGCTTCGCTACGCCAAAGCACTTGCGAAGAACGGCGTCACTGTCAACGTTTTGACTTCAAACGGCTCTTTGCAAAATCTTGAGCGTCTTGCCGACCCCAAAGCCAAAGTCGATATCGGCCTGGTCCAAGCCGGCATTCGCGATAAAGAAATTAAAACCGACAACCTCGTTTCTTTGGGCAGTATCACATATATGCCGCTCATGGTGTTTTACCGCGGTAAGAAGATCGAACTCCTTTCAGAACTTGCCGGTAAGTCGATCGCCATCGGCTCTGAAGGTTCTGGCACTCGCAAATTTGCTCTCAGACTTCTGAGCTCGAATGGCATTAAAGAAAAAGATCCTGGCACGACAAAGCTTCTGAATATGGATGCGGATGACGCGATTGCGGCTCTCGACAAGAAACAAATCGATGCGGCCTTCATTATGACCGAAAGTGCCTCAAACGATGACGTCCGTAAGTTGCTTAAGTCTGACGACGTGAAACTTTATAACTTTAAGCAAGCCGCAGCCATCAATCGCAAGATCGACTATCTCAATGTCTTGGAACTCCCTGAAGGCTCGATTGATCTTGGCCAGAATATTCCAGATCACGATATCCAACTCGTCGGCCCGATGGTGGAGCTTATTGCAACAGATGATCTGCATCCCGCTTTGTCGGATCTGATCCTTGATGCCGCGACTGAGATTCACACACGCCCGAATCTTTATCAAAAGCGCGGCGAATTCCCTGTGGCAGCTGAGCACGCGATCAGAATCAGCGAAGACGCACAGAGATTCTACAAATCGGGTAAGTCGCTCTTCTATAGAAGCCTGCCGTTTTGGCTTGCAAGCCTTGTGAGCCGATTTGTCGTGGTCTTCTTACCGATTGCTGTCTTGTTAATTCCCGCGATCCGGGCCGTGCCGGCGTTCTTCCGCTGGCGTACACAAATCAAGATCCGCCGCCGTTATCGCGAGCTTCTGATTTTAGAAGAAAAATTTAAAAACGAAACCAACCCAGAGCGCCTCAAAGCCCTTCGCCGAAGCTTCGAGCGCATCGACGCCGAGATTAGCAAGATGCGTGTCCGCGCTGCTTTCGCCAACGACTTCTATTCCCTGCGTGGGCATATTGATTACGTGAGAACTCTGATGATGAGTAAGTTCGCTTAG
- a CDS encoding alpha/beta hydrolase: MKKLLLTTLILLATISARAIDIPKGFKQEKVQINGFKMNVYKGGVGSPVVLLHGMGESALMWEPVMKALSGKFTLIVPDLRGGGLSEAPESGYTKAEMAADVKALLDHYGIAQADIVGHDIGLMVAYAFAVKYPQMTSKLVVMDAFLPGVGPGDDIYNSPDIWHFRFYGPSAEKLVKGREKMYLDHLWTTFSADPKTFPDSKKNYFAKQYAAPGHMRAAMAWFKAFPQDAKDNKEFAKNQLSMPVLSIGGEKAMGGPLAATMKLVAPQAEGVTLKNTGHWLMEENPKATIEALEKFLKEPSRVSGL, translated from the coding sequence ATGAAAAAACTATTGCTTACAACTTTGATCTTACTAGCAACGATTTCCGCGCGTGCGATCGACATCCCTAAAGGGTTCAAACAAGAGAAAGTCCAAATCAATGGATTTAAAATGAATGTGTACAAAGGCGGTGTCGGCAGCCCGGTGGTTTTACTTCACGGGATGGGCGAGTCTGCCTTGATGTGGGAGCCAGTGATGAAAGCTCTTTCAGGAAAATTCACTTTGATTGTGCCTGACCTTCGCGGCGGCGGATTGAGTGAAGCGCCCGAGAGCGGTTACACTAAAGCCGAAATGGCGGCCGATGTGAAAGCCTTGCTTGACCACTACGGCATCGCTCAGGCGGATATCGTTGGTCATGATATCGGGCTTATGGTGGCTTACGCTTTTGCAGTTAAGTATCCTCAGATGACTTCAAAACTTGTGGTGATGGATGCTTTCTTACCCGGAGTTGGTCCTGGCGATGATATCTACAACAGTCCTGATATCTGGCATTTCCGTTTCTATGGCCCAAGTGCCGAGAAACTTGTGAAAGGCCGCGAGAAAATGTACTTGGATCACTTGTGGACGACGTTCTCAGCAGATCCTAAAACATTCCCCGATTCTAAGAAAAACTACTTCGCCAAACAATACGCAGCTCCAGGTCACATGAGAGCCGCAATGGCATGGTTCAAAGCCTTCCCTCAGGATGCGAAAGACAATAAAGAGTTCGCTAAAAATCAGCTCTCAATGCCGGTTCTTTCGATCGGTGGTGAAAAAGCGATGGGGGGTCCATTGGCTGCAACGATGAAACTCGTAGCGCCTCAGGCTGAAGGTGTGACTTTGAAAAATACAGGTCACTGGTTGATGGAAGAAAATCCAAAAGCAACGATCGAAGCTCTTGAGAAATTTTTAAAAGAGCCAAGTAGAGTGAGCGGCCTTTAA
- a CDS encoding LysR family transcriptional regulator — protein MSIPEDWYRLSVMADNKALIDLSSEGIVFYHVALLHGFRAAAAHLGLSKSVVSSKVSSLETRIGRKLLYRSTRDVSLTPEGEVYFESCRTLFAATQNLQLSESKFKSELSGTFTISAPHDFMTICLIPALQKLHSLHPKLRLNFVAADNVLNLEKNKIDLAIRVGAEGAGHLYRTNFFNVDFGFYCKASLAPPKKSEKEILEWIQEEGIFAFRPSREKSFTFNGKSQDVKVQSKIQVHDVLSLKSLIMAGAGIGILPHFAIASEMATGELVQLLPGAEFKQVSYIFLSGVRRQEDSRLNAIIEFLQQAVPTFQI, from the coding sequence TTGAGTATCCCCGAAGATTGGTACAGACTGTCCGTAATGGCGGACAATAAAGCACTGATTGACCTTAGCAGCGAAGGAATTGTTTTTTACCACGTAGCCCTTTTACACGGCTTCAGGGCGGCGGCCGCTCATTTGGGCCTGTCAAAATCTGTCGTAAGTAGTAAAGTTTCATCTCTAGAAACGCGTATAGGCCGTAAATTGCTTTATAGATCCACTCGCGACGTCAGCCTGACTCCCGAGGGGGAAGTATACTTTGAGTCCTGTCGTACACTCTTTGCCGCTACACAAAACCTGCAACTGAGTGAAAGCAAATTCAAATCCGAGCTTTCGGGAACCTTCACGATATCCGCTCCTCATGATTTTATGACGATCTGCCTGATTCCAGCGTTACAGAAGCTCCACTCTTTGCATCCGAAGCTGCGTTTAAATTTTGTCGCCGCAGATAATGTTCTAAACCTCGAAAAGAATAAAATAGACCTTGCCATTCGTGTGGGCGCTGAAGGTGCAGGTCACCTATATCGCACGAATTTCTTTAACGTCGACTTTGGTTTCTATTGTAAAGCCTCGCTGGCTCCGCCAAAGAAATCAGAAAAAGAGATTTTAGAGTGGATCCAAGAAGAAGGCATTTTTGCCTTCCGTCCGAGCCGGGAAAAGTCCTTCACCTTCAATGGCAAAAGCCAAGATGTGAAAGTTCAGTCCAAGATTCAAGTGCACGATGTGCTTTCGCTCAAAAGCCTCATCATGGCGGGTGCTGGTATTGGTATCTTGCCTCATTTCGCGATCGCGAGCGAAATGGCTACTGGCGAGTTAGTGCAACTCCTCCCCGGAGCAGAATTCAAACAAGTCAGTTATATTTTTCTCTCGGGAGTGCGGCGCCAAGAGGATTCTCGCCTCAATGCAATTATTGAGTTCTTGCAACAAGCAGTGCCGACGTTTCAGATATAA
- a CDS encoding YaeQ family protein, producing the protein MLYRFQIELSDIDRGVYESLDFRVAQHPSETYPYMLSRVLAYCLAYQEGLEFTPGGLADPEAPALRKLGLHNSVDLWIEIGNPSPRKLHKAGKAAKDVMVFTYKNPEVLLSEIREGDVHRAQDLQIFAFESEFLDKLGQSVEKNNRWSLLVQQGQCDLTIGAETVVGQVRQVLV; encoded by the coding sequence ATGCTATACCGTTTCCAAATTGAGCTATCAGATATTGATCGCGGCGTTTATGAGTCGTTGGATTTCCGCGTGGCTCAGCATCCATCTGAAACTTACCCTTACATGTTAAGCCGCGTCCTTGCGTATTGCTTAGCCTATCAAGAGGGACTTGAGTTTACGCCGGGTGGTTTGGCAGATCCTGAAGCTCCGGCTTTGCGAAAGCTCGGGCTTCATAACTCTGTCGATCTGTGGATCGAGATTGGCAATCCATCGCCGCGCAAACTTCACAAAGCAGGCAAGGCCGCCAAAGACGTGATGGTCTTTACATATAAAAATCCCGAAGTTCTTTTAAGTGAAATTCGCGAAGGCGATGTTCATCGTGCACAGGATCTGCAAATCTTTGCTTTTGAATCCGAGTTTTTGGATAAACTCGGTCAGAGCGTCGAAAAGAACAACCGATGGTCTTTGCTAGTACAGCAAGGGCAGTGCGATCTGACGATCGGTGCGGAGACTGTCGTTGGGCAGGTGAGGCAGGTTTTGGTTTGA
- a CDS encoding SRPBCC domain-containing protein yields MQTSETKETQPASRKNSTPQSKLLVIEREFTVPVARLFDAFTKSESLKVWWWPSGLYADHVDLDFREGGRYFINMKGYDKGGGGMTGQFEEIVPNECIVMTDQFTDEKGRVISAAEAQMPGEWPELTYITFEFESLDKNTSLLKLSQQGIPNELQKDCIQGWSESFDKLEEYLAGSVH; encoded by the coding sequence ATGCAAACTTCCGAAACGAAAGAAACTCAGCCAGCGAGCAGGAAAAACTCAACCCCTCAGTCTAAGTTGTTGGTGATCGAGCGCGAGTTCACTGTGCCCGTTGCGCGGCTTTTTGATGCCTTCACCAAATCTGAAAGCTTGAAAGTCTGGTGGTGGCCCTCAGGTCTTTATGCTGATCATGTCGATTTAGATTTTCGTGAGGGTGGACGGTATTTCATCAACATGAAGGGCTATGACAAAGGCGGCGGTGGAATGACCGGTCAGTTTGAAGAGATTGTGCCTAATGAGTGCATCGTGATGACCGACCAGTTCACCGATGAAAAAGGCCGGGTGATCTCCGCCGCCGAGGCGCAAATGCCCGGGGAGTGGCCTGAGCTAACATACATTACCTTCGAATTCGAATCGCTTGATAAGAACACCAGCCTTCTAAAACTATCTCAACAAGGCATTCCGAATGAACTTCAGAAAGACTGCATTCAAGGGTGGTCCGAGTCGTTCGATAAACTGGAAGAGTATCTAGCGGGTTCGGTTCATTAG
- a CDS encoding response regulator has translation MMTQRRGRLLIIDDEAELREVLIALLEDYILEIVQASNGMEGIDILGSQDFDAILSDEKMPKKSGLEVLKWMREKGLKTPFIIHSGYRHKDMVSEASRLGAFAFIDKPWDENKLIQTVCDAIDVGLAKKT, from the coding sequence ATGATGACTCAAAGAAGAGGACGACTCCTTATTATCGATGATGAGGCAGAACTGCGAGAGGTTCTGATTGCCTTGCTAGAGGACTATATCCTCGAGATCGTCCAAGCTTCTAATGGCATGGAGGGTATCGATATTCTTGGATCCCAAGATTTTGATGCCATTCTCTCTGACGAAAAAATGCCGAAAAAATCCGGTCTCGAAGTTCTAAAGTGGATGCGCGAGAAGGGGCTTAAAACTCCTTTCATCATTCATTCAGGTTACCGTCATAAAGACATGGTTTCTGAAGCCAGCCGCCTCGGAGCCTTTGCTTTTATCGATAAACCATGGGATGAAAATAAGCTCATTCAAACTGTCTGTGACGCAATTGACGTCGGACTAGCAAAGAAGACTTAA
- the orn gene encoding oligoribonuclease: MEKLFWLDMEMTGLDVNKEVIIEVAAIITDFEFQELDQFEAVVRQPQHYLDNMDAWNTEHHKKSGLTAKVPYGMAPDLVEAKLCDLVKKHFPDTRNKPILAGNSINQDRLFIDKYMPEFGQRLHYRVVDVSSWKVIMNTKFNYKYSKSNQHRALDDIRESIQELKHYCRFIEIPKK; the protein is encoded by the coding sequence ATGGAAAAATTATTCTGGTTGGATATGGAGATGACGGGCCTCGACGTCAATAAAGAGGTCATCATCGAAGTGGCCGCTATTATTACTGACTTCGAATTTCAGGAGCTCGATCAATTCGAAGCTGTCGTTCGACAACCACAACACTACCTCGACAACATGGACGCCTGGAATACAGAGCATCACAAGAAATCAGGCCTCACTGCAAAAGTTCCTTACGGAATGGCGCCAGATTTGGTGGAAGCGAAACTCTGCGATCTGGTGAAGAAACATTTTCCAGATACGCGCAACAAGCCCATCCTTGCGGGCAACTCGATCAATCAAGATCGTCTCTTCATTGATAAGTACATGCCCGAATTCGGCCAGCGCCTTCACTATCGCGTGGTCGATGTGAGTTCTTGGAAAGTCATCATGAATACAAAGTTCAACTACAAGTACAGCAAGTCGAATCAACATCGTGCATTGGATGACATCCGCGAGAGCATTCAAGAGCTGAAACACTACTGCCGCTTTATCGAAATTCCTAAAAAATAG
- a CDS encoding transporter substrate-binding domain-containing protein has product MNRLLALLILTLLCIPSAFATQGSLNVLTEEWGPITFEENGKAQGFAVDVVEAIQAQIKNDAHIQVVPWTRGYHEVQSHPNVVLFTVIRSKEREKLFTLLGPLGGCEISFYGLVRPNLKIKNIDDAKNLPAIAANQDTLFATLLQSSGFNNIIMTKNPQQEVQLLVAGRVDLITNDPVAIETAFKKMGRSDLRLKKYLTLEKSELYIAFSKGTPYPVMQQWKKGLEEIKQNGTFAKIVHKWLPDSQVLPGTQLVGLESENPSRAKN; this is encoded by the coding sequence ATGAATCGCCTTCTAGCTCTCCTTATTTTAACTCTGCTCTGTATCCCCTCGGCCTTCGCCACGCAGGGATCGCTGAATGTCCTCACCGAGGAATGGGGACCCATTACCTTTGAAGAAAATGGCAAAGCCCAAGGCTTTGCTGTGGATGTCGTAGAGGCCATTCAAGCACAAATAAAAAATGATGCTCATATCCAAGTAGTCCCTTGGACTCGCGGTTATCATGAAGTACAAAGCCACCCCAATGTGGTTTTGTTCACTGTTATTCGTTCAAAAGAGCGCGAGAAACTCTTCACGCTGCTCGGCCCCCTCGGCGGCTGCGAGATCTCCTTCTATGGCCTGGTAAGGCCAAACTTGAAAATTAAAAACATCGATGACGCCAAAAACCTGCCGGCAATCGCGGCCAACCAAGACACACTGTTTGCCACCCTTCTCCAGAGCAGTGGCTTTAACAACATCATAATGACTAAAAATCCCCAGCAAGAAGTGCAGTTACTGGTGGCCGGTCGCGTGGACCTTATCACCAACGACCCCGTCGCCATTGAAACAGCTTTCAAGAAAATGGGCCGCAGTGATTTGAGACTCAAAAAATATCTGACCTTAGAAAAAAGTGAGCTCTACATTGCCTTCTCAAAAGGAACTCCCTACCCAGTGATGCAGCAATGGAAGAAAGGTCTGGAAGAAATAAAGCAGAACGGAACCTTCGCTAAGATCGTTCACAAATGGCTTCCTGACAGCCAAGTTCTTCCAGGCACTCAGCTCGTCGGCCTTGAATCAGAAAATCCATCACGGGCCAAAAATTAA